A window of the Acidimicrobiales bacterium genome harbors these coding sequences:
- a CDS encoding metallophosphoesterase, translating into MPEAIRIAQLSDTHFLEDGAEPEGGHGYDTAAAFDAVLDHLGDHDHLDLVVVTGDVADHGRAEQYRKAAAAFSRFDVPVNACPGNHDFDLAFAAGIGRPGVSTSRMVEIENWAFLFVDSSAGVMQPDPHGRPIDPPGEDRLHTNGALGAREAAWVRAMCDATTADHVFIWLHHPPDAPVPLCHDAEYASEWYRLLGDLPNVRGLGGGHTHIPAEYELLGRPVFVAPSLKNNFSLDERTWLPPGYRTFDFAADGTVTSELHLVDDERWPRRPFGRALYSLFMGELSYAELAEISARRGI; encoded by the coding sequence ATGCCTGAGGCGATTCGCATTGCGCAGCTGTCCGACACCCACTTTCTCGAGGACGGAGCCGAGCCCGAAGGTGGCCATGGCTATGACACCGCAGCGGCGTTCGATGCCGTGCTCGACCACCTCGGCGATCACGACCACCTCGATCTGGTCGTGGTCACCGGCGACGTCGCCGACCACGGCCGAGCCGAGCAGTACCGCAAGGCGGCCGCCGCCTTCTCCCGGTTCGACGTGCCGGTCAATGCCTGTCCCGGAAACCACGACTTCGACCTCGCGTTCGCCGCCGGGATCGGGCGGCCAGGAGTCAGCACGTCCCGGATGGTCGAGATCGAGAACTGGGCGTTCTTGTTCGTCGACTCGAGCGCCGGCGTGATGCAGCCCGATCCTCATGGCCGGCCCATCGACCCTCCCGGCGAGGATCGGCTGCACACCAACGGTGCCCTCGGTGCTCGGGAGGCGGCATGGGTCCGAGCGATGTGTGACGCGACGACGGCCGATCACGTCTTCATCTGGCTGCACCACCCACCCGATGCGCCGGTGCCGCTGTGCCACGACGCCGAGTACGCAAGCGAGTGGTATCGATTGCTGGGCGACCTACCGAACGTGCGCGGCCTGGGCGGGGGCCATACGCACATCCCGGCCGAGTACGAGCTGCTCGGTCGTCCGGTCTTCGTCGCCCCGTCGTTGAAGAACAACTTCTCGCTCGACGAGCGGACCTGGTTGCCGCCCGGCTACCGCACCTTCGATTTCGCAGCCGACGGAACGGTCACCAGCGAGCTCCACCTGGTCGACGACGAACGCTGGCCCCGCCGGCCCTTCGGACGTGCGCTCTACAGCCTGTTCATGGGCGAGCTCAGCTACGCCGAGTTGGCGGAGATCTCGGCCCGGCGCGGCATCTGA
- a CDS encoding SDR family oxidoreductase: MNDSKVWLVTGAGGGMGASLTLAALSAGDAVVATGRRPDAIAEQLGAHERLLTTRLDVTDVAESGAAVDAAIDRFGRIDVLVNNAGASFKGFFEEMSPAQVEQQLAANLIGPMNVTRAALPVMRRQRSGHVVSISSGAGLIGFAYSSVYAASKAGLEGWMSALGQEVEPFGIHTTIVNPGWFRTGLASPESLIWPEITIDDYAERSAEQKAWWQAQDGKQAGDPDKLARAILSIARGPKPPRRFIAGADVIAIAERKIAELRDDVESYRELSSSLSFDDRPATGPS; the protein is encoded by the coding sequence GTGAACGACTCGAAGGTGTGGCTGGTCACCGGAGCCGGCGGCGGCATGGGCGCTTCCCTCACCTTGGCGGCACTCTCGGCGGGCGATGCGGTGGTGGCCACGGGGCGTCGACCCGACGCCATCGCCGAACAGCTGGGCGCTCACGAGCGGCTCCTGACCACGCGGCTCGATGTGACCGACGTGGCCGAATCGGGCGCGGCCGTCGACGCAGCGATAGACCGATTCGGACGCATCGACGTGCTGGTCAACAACGCCGGCGCCTCCTTCAAGGGGTTCTTCGAGGAGATGTCGCCGGCCCAAGTCGAGCAGCAGCTGGCCGCGAACCTGATCGGCCCGATGAACGTCACCAGAGCGGCGCTCCCTGTGATGCGACGGCAGCGATCCGGTCACGTCGTCTCCATCTCGTCGGGCGCCGGGTTGATCGGGTTCGCCTACTCATCGGTCTACGCCGCGTCGAAGGCGGGACTCGAGGGATGGATGAGCGCGTTGGGCCAAGAGGTCGAGCCGTTCGGCATCCACACCACCATCGTGAACCCGGGATGGTTCCGCACCGGACTCGCCAGCCCCGAGTCCCTGATCTGGCCCGAGATCACCATCGACGACTACGCCGAACGCAGCGCCGAGCAAAAGGCCTGGTGGCAAGCCCAAGATGGCAAGCAAGCCGGCGACCCGGACAAGCTCGCCCGAGCGATCCTTTCGATCGCCCGTGGGCCGAAGCCGCCTCGTCGGTTCATCGCCGGCGCCGATGTGATCGCCATCGCCGAGCGCAAGATCGCCGAGCTCCGCGACGACGTCGAGTCGTACCGAGAACTGTCGTCGTCGCTGTCGTTCGACGACAGACCCGCCACCGGGCCGAGCTGA
- a CDS encoding glycosyl hydrolase, whose protein sequence is MPITKGSLRSATVVALTLPVIAAGAWLLYGRPETTNRVVVPTVMLPPAEKAEATLFDDGDTSTTDAVIERLATGDIDFFGVMTTNGSDAELDDFETTVDQVPDVVQISIGWELDHFDPTLLGRITERGALPAIAWEPWDYRPDIWRQPKYSLRHILDGDFDDYIDEWANGLAATDQPVLLRFAHEANGDWYPWSETRNDNSPGEYVAVWRYVHDRFEQAGADNVIWVWAPNVNPFESWPMAGVYPGDDYVDLVGLVGYWGHFGETPTSVRTFDEVFGSSIDEIRTLTAKPIFISETAASDEGGFKAEWITEFFSAVASRRDVVGFIWFEVVKEDDWRVDSTPASLAAFLDGLELPAFTR, encoded by the coding sequence ATGCCGATCACCAAGGGGAGTCTGCGCAGCGCCACCGTCGTCGCGCTCACCCTGCCCGTGATCGCAGCGGGCGCGTGGCTCCTGTACGGCCGTCCCGAGACGACCAACCGAGTCGTCGTGCCCACCGTCATGCTGCCCCCGGCCGAGAAGGCCGAGGCCACACTCTTCGACGATGGGGACACCTCCACCACCGATGCGGTGATCGAACGACTCGCCACCGGCGACATCGACTTCTTCGGGGTCATGACCACCAATGGCTCCGACGCCGAGCTCGACGACTTCGAGACCACCGTCGATCAGGTTCCCGATGTGGTGCAGATCTCGATCGGCTGGGAGCTCGACCACTTCGACCCCACCCTCCTCGGCCGCATCACCGAGCGAGGCGCCCTCCCCGCCATCGCCTGGGAACCCTGGGACTACCGGCCCGACATCTGGCGGCAGCCCAAGTACTCACTCCGACACATTCTCGACGGCGATTTCGACGACTACATCGACGAATGGGCCAACGGCCTGGCGGCGACCGACCAACCCGTGCTGCTCCGCTTCGCTCACGAGGCGAACGGCGACTGGTACCCGTGGTCGGAGACCCGCAACGACAACTCGCCCGGTGAGTACGTCGCCGTGTGGCGGTACGTCCACGATCGATTCGAGCAGGCCGGTGCCGACAACGTCATCTGGGTGTGGGCCCCGAACGTCAACCCGTTCGAGAGCTGGCCGATGGCCGGTGTCTACCCCGGCGACGACTACGTCGATCTCGTCGGACTGGTGGGCTACTGGGGGCACTTCGGCGAGACGCCGACGAGCGTCCGCACCTTCGACGAAGTGTTCGGCTCGAGCATCGACGAGATCCGCACGCTCACGGCGAAGCCGATCTTCATCTCCGAAACCGCGGCGTCCGACGAGGGCGGGTTCAAGGCCGAGTGGATCACGGAGTTCTTCTCCGCCGTCGCGTCGCGACGCGATGTGGTCGGTTTCATCTGGTTCGAGGTGGTGAAGGAAGACGACTGGCGTGTCGACTCGACACCGGCGTCGCTCGCGGCGTTCCTGGACGGGCTCGAGCTACCCGCGTTCACCCGCTGA
- a CDS encoding long-chain fatty acid--CoA ligase — MSSQSPSDSFVVDPAAVASMTSSRPVGHGSVRAYDWIAHHADQRPNNEAIRDIGSNRSFTYADLDRRVDAMASYLLSLGIGRGDRVAVLAHNGVEYFDIQFACARTGSICVLLNWRLTVPELEYILNDSAPALLVHDIEFGESAGELQRRCSIEHLLSIDGGTESSDYEQALAPFDGQKAPRADLTHDDVITIMYTSGTTGLPKGAMITHGMNFWNAVNLGTPVGVGIDTVHLNVLPLFHTGGLNCYSNPVLHAGGTVVIQKAFDPSETLRLIGDPDQGITHFFAVPAPYQFMMQHPDFDDTDLSRLRVAGVGGAPCALTILERWTERGVALMQGFGMTETSPGCIALDPGDAIRKLGSTGKALLHTEHRVVNEDGTDCGPDEVGELWVAGPHITPGYWNKPEATAAAFEGRWLKTGDAARIDDEGFVFIVDRWKDMYISGGENVYPAEVENVLYQLPEVAEAAIIGVPNERWGEVGLAVIALKPGASLDRATVVEHCVSRLAKFKVPNDIAIVEALPRNATGKVLKRDLRDQFVDTDAPKIS; from the coding sequence ATGAGCAGCCAATCACCCAGCGATTCCTTCGTCGTCGACCCGGCGGCGGTCGCATCGATGACCTCGTCGCGACCGGTGGGGCACGGGTCGGTCCGGGCCTACGACTGGATTGCTCACCACGCCGATCAGCGCCCGAACAACGAGGCGATCCGCGACATCGGCAGCAATCGCAGTTTCACCTACGCAGACCTCGACCGGCGAGTCGACGCCATGGCGTCGTACTTGCTGTCCCTCGGCATCGGACGAGGGGACCGGGTGGCGGTCCTCGCCCACAACGGGGTCGAGTACTTCGACATCCAGTTCGCCTGCGCCCGCACGGGTTCGATCTGTGTCCTGCTCAACTGGCGACTCACCGTCCCCGAACTCGAGTACATCCTCAACGACTCGGCTCCGGCGCTCCTCGTCCACGACATCGAGTTCGGCGAGTCGGCCGGCGAACTCCAGCGACGCTGTTCGATCGAGCACCTGCTGTCGATCGACGGTGGCACGGAGTCGAGCGACTACGAGCAGGCGCTGGCGCCGTTCGACGGGCAGAAGGCGCCGCGGGCCGATCTCACCCACGACGACGTGATCACGATCATGTACACCTCCGGGACGACCGGTCTGCCCAAGGGCGCCATGATCACCCACGGCATGAACTTCTGGAACGCCGTCAACCTGGGCACGCCCGTGGGCGTCGGGATCGACACCGTCCACCTCAACGTCTTGCCGCTCTTCCACACCGGCGGGCTCAACTGCTACAGCAACCCGGTGCTCCACGCCGGAGGCACGGTCGTGATCCAGAAGGCGTTCGACCCCAGCGAAACGCTGCGGCTGATCGGCGATCCGGACCAGGGCATCACCCACTTCTTCGCCGTGCCTGCGCCGTACCAGTTCATGATGCAGCACCCCGATTTCGACGACACCGACCTCAGCCGCCTCAGGGTGGCCGGCGTCGGTGGGGCGCCATGCGCACTCACGATCCTCGAACGCTGGACCGAACGAGGCGTGGCGCTCATGCAAGGCTTCGGAATGACCGAGACCAGCCCGGGCTGCATCGCGCTCGATCCCGGCGACGCCATCCGCAAGCTCGGCTCGACCGGCAAGGCGCTGCTGCACACCGAGCATCGTGTGGTCAACGAGGACGGCACCGACTGTGGCCCCGACGAGGTCGGCGAGCTATGGGTGGCCGGCCCACACATCACGCCCGGCTACTGGAACAAGCCCGAGGCCACCGCTGCCGCGTTCGAGGGCCGGTGGTTGAAGACCGGCGACGCCGCCCGCATCGACGACGAAGGCTTCGTCTTCATCGTCGATCGCTGGAAGGACATGTACATCTCAGGTGGCGAGAACGTGTATCCCGCCGAGGTCGAGAACGTGCTGTACCAGCTTCCCGAGGTGGCCGAGGCCGCCATCATCGGCGTCCCCAACGAGCGCTGGGGCGAGGTCGGTCTCGCCGTCATCGCGCTGAAGCCCGGCGCCTCGCTCGATCGGGCCACGGTGGTCGAGCACTGTGTGTCGCGCCTCGCGAAGTTCAAGGTGCCGAACGACATCGCCATCGTCGAGGCCCTTCCCCGGAACGCCACCGGCAAGGTGCTCAAGCGCGACCTCCGGGACCAGTTCGTCGACACCGACGCCCCCAAGATCTCCTGA
- a CDS encoding serine hydrolase, which produces MDFPRTAPSSQGVDATGILAFLDAVERHELIEPHGLIIQRHGHRITEGSWAPHTPERLRLVYSLSKTFTGTALGLQLDAGLLSLDDLVSDHLPELFDDDTPDATRRMKIRHIASMSSGHDREILGEAIVADRSNVVRAFLHIPPDAEPGTLFAYNQPPVLALAMILQRLAGERVSDYLRPRLLEPLGVHGLRWAQFAPGLDMGFSGVHTNLDAVARLGQLYLDHGVWDGKQLLSADWVAEASHRHIDTPLEERVDWREGYGMQVWMSRHGYRGDGAFGQYMVILPEHDAVIAMFSCVEDMQAVLDAMWEHLLPAMGGEPLQGSAADDALLDRLAGLRLPTVAERIDAKPIERTALDGVPTMFTPGVVGEHSHRSVTSIEIDGQELVIRERESTLRLPLTADWRSDPGSAVSASAAAVADGRLAVDAVFLDTPHRLEIELDPATATFTANWWQLPLFGAGPPSMLANFKMPAD; this is translated from the coding sequence ATGGACTTCCCCCGAACCGCTCCGAGTTCCCAGGGCGTCGACGCCACCGGCATCCTCGCCTTCCTCGACGCCGTCGAGCGTCATGAGCTGATCGAGCCGCACGGCTTGATCATCCAGCGCCACGGCCATCGCATCACCGAAGGGTCGTGGGCGCCGCACACGCCCGAGCGCCTCCGTCTCGTCTACTCCCTCTCCAAGACGTTCACAGGTACGGCGCTCGGGCTGCAGCTGGACGCCGGATTGCTGTCACTCGACGACCTCGTCAGCGACCATCTCCCTGAGCTCTTCGACGACGACACTCCCGATGCCACCCGACGTATGAAGATCCGGCACATCGCCTCCATGTCGTCGGGGCATGACCGCGAGATCCTCGGCGAGGCCATCGTCGCCGACCGGTCGAACGTGGTCCGTGCCTTCCTCCACATCCCGCCCGACGCCGAGCCCGGCACCCTGTTCGCCTACAACCAGCCGCCGGTCCTCGCGCTGGCGATGATCCTGCAGCGACTCGCCGGCGAACGGGTGAGCGACTACCTGCGCCCTCGGTTGCTCGAACCGCTCGGCGTCCACGGCTTGCGCTGGGCGCAGTTTGCACCCGGTCTCGACATGGGCTTCTCCGGTGTTCACACCAACCTCGACGCCGTCGCCCGCCTCGGTCAGCTCTATCTCGACCACGGTGTGTGGGATGGCAAGCAGCTCCTCAGCGCCGACTGGGTGGCCGAGGCGTCCCACCGACACATCGACACCCCGCTCGAGGAGCGGGTCGACTGGCGGGAGGGCTACGGCATGCAGGTGTGGATGTCACGCCACGGCTATCGGGGTGACGGCGCCTTCGGCCAGTACATGGTGATCCTGCCCGAGCACGACGCCGTCATCGCCATGTTCTCGTGTGTCGAGGACATGCAGGCCGTCCTCGACGCCATGTGGGAGCACCTTCTGCCGGCCATGGGCGGCGAACCACTTCAAGGCTCGGCCGCCGACGATGCGCTGCTGGACCGGTTGGCCGGGCTCCGATTGCCCACCGTCGCGGAACGAATCGACGCGAAGCCGATCGAGAGGACCGCGCTGGATGGCGTTCCGACCATGTTCACTCCTGGCGTCGTCGGTGAGCATTCGCACCGGTCGGTGACCAGCATCGAGATCGACGGTCAGGAGCTGGTCATTCGTGAACGCGAATCGACCCTCCGGCTCCCGCTCACGGCTGACTGGCGAAGCGACCCTGGCAGCGCCGTCTCCGCCAGTGCTGCGGCCGTCGCCGACGGTCGGCTCGCCGTCGATGCCGTCTTCCTCGATACGCCGCACCGACTCGAGATCGAACTCGACCCGGCCACCGCCACCTTCACGGCGAATTGGTGGCAACTTCCGCTGTTCGGCGCCGGACCACCGTCGATGCTCGCCAACTTCAAGATGCCCGCCGACTGA